ACTGGAATCCCCGCTGCTTGTCTGGGCTTACTTTCACCACTGGTGTCACTACGTACAACACATTGGACCAGAATGTTTTCGGTGTGTGGGATCTGTCAATGCAAAGCAATGCAATCCCATTTGTTGAAGACGTTTTAATGtcttatttcagttttttattATGTTTCAGTGTATTCATGAAGCTCATCAAggtgcaatgttttttttctctgttttaaATGATACTGTGCTTTTATGGAATTTTAAAGTAAGCATGCTTAAAAAAAACCGTAATGGCATTAAAGGTAATTAATTAATCAGACCtcagaaggaaagaggaagtaGACTTGTACTTGATTTTCATTCCAACTATGATGAGGGCTGTAGTTTATGTTGTTAATAAAGGAAAACAAGCCTTTGTTTAAGATTGACTACATGCAATATTTTCAATAAATAGTATTTATTTACAAGATGAAGTCGCATTGATTTGACTActtgcttttcttttgcattcAAATATTTATGGGCATAACAATCCAGTAATATATGATTCTGAAAGTTTTACTTTTGGTACGTAAGTATATTTTAATGCTTATACTTTTGTAAGTAAGATTTTGAATGCAACACTTTAACTTGTAATAGTACTGTAGTTCTACCTTTACTTATATgataataaataactaaaaatcCTGTACTGTATTTTTTTGTTAGAATTacgcgcttttattttgaagggcagaTAGTCAAAAGGGAAACCAGTCTTTTACCTGTTGAATGAAACCGCGACGACATTGTTTAACTTTTAGCGGCGGTTTACTTATTAGTACAGATAATGTAGATAcgtttatatacagtatttacaaCGCAAGTTACAGAAACACGGACCGTTGAGGTTATTCTGAGAGTCGTAACAGTTACTTTACGTTTACTCGTTTCCGATCCTTTTATAGAGAGCTTTCAGCTGCTCTCATCCGTTTGATGCCGTTTATTAAATACGTATAACGGATTAATTAACgtgatatatgtatgtacaccgCGAACAACTGTACCAAACATATGTCTTGGCAAGAAAGGAATAAACAtaaatcccaaaatgtaatattcaatatatttcaCTCAATACCTCTCAGGATGAttgatacatatattttatgtttGAGTCTAAACGTTTTAGATTTAAAGTTAAGTTGGTTTGTTTtctaattaaaaaacagactTCAGTGTGAGACAAGGCATTTATTGGAAGCTTTTATATCACCATTTCCTGAATAATACCAAttatgtttcacacacacaaaaaccatCAATTTGGCAATTTGGGTAACTTTCCAACCAACATTTACGAGGATGGCACATTTAAATAGACACCATTAACCTGCCGAAGAGACTCGTTGAGACAACGTATGAAATGGAAACTTCCTGTCGAGCCGAGTGCATATAGTGATACTTTCTAATACATTACAACAGTTAAAGAGTCGGGTCACTGGATACAACCTCTTACATCtgcaacacgtgtgtgtgcgagtgtgtggcGGGAGACAACGGCACATGGATGAAAACAGTTTactcaaacacaacaacacgtaCAGCTGGAAAGCTTTAACAGTGGAGAGGCTCGTCTAGAAAAAGGTACAACGGTAAAGTAACTTCACAGGTGTGCAGTTCACTTCCGGCGTGTTTTTATCGGTTCTCGTCCCAGCCGATCGAGCGAGAGCGACGACGCTCCGTGGATCCGTTTCCAGCCTGGTGGCCCATCTGGTGGCTGACCGCAGCCCCATCATCTGCTGCGCTTCTTCAACCGTCACAAGCAAAAAACATGAAgagttgcacacacacaaaaaaaaaaaaaaaaggagggaggagggaggagggggagggcaaagaggagaaggaacaagTCGCTGTGGGACGACGTCGGAGAACTTCTCCCCGTCGTCCTCCGCCCTCGGCGTTAAACGCGCCCCGTCAGTTCCAGCTCGCTGAAGGACGCGACGAGGTTGTAGCGGGCCCGCTCGTCATCCGTCAGCTCCGTGTTCCCGGGCcggaccaccaccaccacgttcACGCCGGCGTCCTCGGCCGCCTGAGCCTCTGCAACGACAAACGGAAGAGTGAACGCAAATCTATGGATTCTTTGTTCGACGGGAAGGAAGAACTACGTTTTCGTCACGAGTTCAAGGATTCCAGTATGTTTTACTCATTATAAAGATTATTAttaccagggttcttacacattttgactgaaggatttccaggactattaaccaaatttccatgaccaaactgaaatctcggtttatacatgaaaaagtgagaacatttagtatttaaacaatgtgaattccaaagcatacagtatacaggaaataaaacaaatgaataagagacaatattttgattaaaagaataaacacttGCTTCCCGAGCTCCGGCCAACCAACTttccagttacggtgcgttcacttcaAACATTGCGCCGCCAGTACGCCGGCTTATTTTTTGAgtctttctttctaaaacatattcattattttaaactcggcgcaaatgaacatgtgattataacacatttccgtgacttttccaaaacttttgtgatttaagttttttccatgacttttccaggcctggaaatgtccattttaaaattccatgacttttccaggttttccatgaccgtaagaaccctgttttacGCATTTCCAATGCAGAAGCCCGTAATAACCAGACTCACCTCGAGTGAGGTCGGTCAGGAATGTGATCTCCTCGGGTTGGCAGCCGATCCTCTCGGCAATCCTCTCGTAGCTTTTGCCGTCCACTTTAGCTCCTGTGCTGGTGTCAAAGTGACCGtctaataactgaaaatgtttaAAATCTCATCAGCCACAACACACGCATGACATTTACGTCATGATTTAACAGTTGCAGTTTTCTAATAAAATTCAAAAAATTGTTTCCAAGACAGATTTTCCAAGAAAAACGTTAAACGTATAAAATAATTGTCTAATAAATCTAAACGTCGGCGGCTGTACTTACGTCTAAAACGTCTCCTTCCACAGAGTATCCAAACAGAAGTTTCTGTGCCTCCACGCTTCCAGATGAGTAAATGAAGACTTTTAATCCCTGACCTCTCCACCTTCTGATGGAGGGGATCACATCCTGGTAGACCCTGTTTGCAACAACACACGAATCAGAAGATGAAAAGCATTTTATTACTTTGGATTTTACGCCCTAAAAGCATCTCAGAAGTCAAAACTTTGCAGTGGGTTTGATCATGGTGTGTTATTTTTTTCAGGAGCAGTTTTCAGAATggattataaataaatgtatatttttagctccttttctattttatttaaaatattgataAATCCTATTTGAAATCTTAATtatgttattttaaaaagacaaataaaactttatatcatttaaaatattgatAAATCCTATTTGCAATCTTAGTTCTGTcttgttaaaataaaaataaaacatataaaaaatattatttaaatgggGCCCTGAACACAAAGTATTTAGTCATCGGTGTTTTGATTTATATTATTGGTAAATTacaattttttacatttcattgcTTGCTCAGAACTTGAATACCTGCGTTAAAATAAACCCTCCCTATGACTTCAAACCACTAAAGTCATTATGTTTTCCaactttaattatttaaaaaagaccgATGTTGTGAAGGAGTGGCCGTTGATGACCGGTTCGGGTGTTTACTGTATTCACGTTCTCTTCCTGGAATTCTCGTCAGAGAAGAATTTTGAAGTGAGGAAAATGATCGGGGTACTTACTCGCCTTTGATTCTCCCCGAAGCGTACGCCGCCCTCCACATGTGGCCCTGCAGCTGTTTGAGTGCGGTCGACTTCCTGTCTGCGGCCATCTGCCACAGCACATTATCCACCACTTCCCTAATGGCCTTCTCCTCGTCCGTGTGCACCGTCTGGTCCACGGTGTGGACGGGGCACGACCGgttctgtctcatgtcctcttcgaTCTGCAACCAGTCACATCCAATCCGTGTGCATTAATTACCGTTAGATTAACACGTCATCTACAGAAGAAGAAttatctgcttcatgtctcAATCATTTGAACAAAATGAAGCAATttaggaataaataaagttgttttaCAATGTTGCACTCACATCCCGACaataattttgtttttgtccttgagtgcattaaataaaaaataaaaggttaaACATTAGATTTTCTGCTCTAATTAGAGTAGTTACATCCATCTTGTGTCACACACaatggaaataataatattttttacacAAAACTATTTTAATCGTGGTTGCAAAtgctttaaaatattatttattggggagaaagaagaaaattaTGTTACAGGAATTTCTTGAGATAAACAATTCTCTACAAAATGTCTCAATGGTTTGTTggaaaaacatacattttatatataagaagaaaattaaactacaacaatTTTGCTAGAATTTGTCAATTTTCTTCAAGCAAAAATGGCAAATTGTACTTTCTAAAATGTGAATATATGCTTTTTTAATCTTGTATGATGCCAAAAGGATAATTTTTGCATTTTGGATTGTTGGTCAGACTAAAAAAGCTATTTTAAGAACCCATaagattgattgatttatttagaaaataatgTCTGGACTGATGGATAGTAAGGCTAATCCATAGTTGCAGCCATGTTGCAATAACATACACAACAGTGGCCAAAGTCTTATCCTCCTTCACTCCCTGTTGACCATCAGCCGGAAGAAATTGGTCCTTGATTCAATCTTGAAAGCTCTTCACCTCTTTACCTGTTTCTTGAGCAGATGGACATCTTGTTTGCACTCGTCTTCCTCCCAGTGATTAGACAAGTACTCCTCCAGATGCTCCCGGATGTATGGAAATAAGATATCCTGAAAATCACAAAGTGGAATCATTAAATGCCTCCTGAGAGAAtgagaaataaataattcaGATGCTAAATAATCTGGTTtgtattcataaaaataaaatcttttattcattatttattcatagttTTGTGCTTTTGGTCCATAATattatgactgtgtgtattttgtgattCATAAATGTTATGTCGCATTCAAGTCAAATAGGATTAATGAATATCTGGATGGATCTACTTAAAGCTGTATGattacaaagtaaaaaaaatactgtCCAGTGCCATGACATCatttaaatcagttttttaaaatactgTACATTAAAAGAGAGATTTGGACTGAACTTGtaggtgtttgtttgttttaggcACTTCCATATTATAAAAGCACATGGTTGAATATATCTAAGTTTTCATAAGTCAGAAATTTCCAGTTGTAACTATTAAATGGATGTTATTTACAAATTGctctatttaaatgtaatattgtttGGGTTTCAAGCTGATGAGCTTTTTCGAATAATCGTGTCAACGATTTAAGGTGGCAAAAGTTTGGACTCTCAATAAGGTTACAGAAGTTGTATTTAAAATCATTCATCTCACCTGTACTGTAAACCATTCAACTTTGGCAAgccatttgtatatttatttgatcattatttgcatttttaattGCTCCTGGAAAATGtgtatttcttttcattttcagaCGATGGAAGAGTTATTTTGAAAATTAAAATTCTTTTTTGCATTGTTATACTTTcataaatgtataataaattaaaataagtaatgttttaaataaataaatatagctatatatatatattttttaaacacatatatatatatatgcatgtttaCCCCTTGCATTGttatattactttatttatatatatgtgtgtttaataTGCTGGTCAATTGTCTAATTGCATTCTTAAccgtataaaataaaataaatagttatTTACAAGTTGAAACTTGCAATTACGACAACTCCCTTGTGAAGTGAACGCGGCATACGGTCTGTTTTTAATCGGGCAGCGACTGAATATTCTGACAATCACAGTGACATTTTAAACGAGTTTGTTATGCGATGTGAATCTAAAAAGCAGGTCATTAAGAAACGAGCAATGAAACACATACCTTTACAAATGTGATTGGTGTTGTTGTGCCTTCGATATCCAGCAAGATTGCACTGGTGCCAGCAGGAATTGAAACGGTGGCCATTTTTATTCTGGAGTCTGCAGCTGCCTAGCTTATAATAAGCAGCACCACGGTGTGCGAAAAAACCTCGCTGGTTCTCGAACCTCCCGGGGACAGGTGCAGCGGAGCACAGGTAATCCGAGAAGCTAAGACACGTGCCACCTGTTCAGCTAGCTCGCTACGCTTCCTCCATCACACAGTCGCAGCTAACACGCGCCACACTGACTTGACTAAAACAGAGCGGAGGGCACACATGTTTGACGCTGCCAGGTTCCTGCCGCTGCTCGGCGGGCGGCGCTGCTGAGCGAACTGTGTCTGCCGCAAAAcactcgaagaagaagaagacgaagaagaagataacGGAAATAGGCTGCGATGAAAACAAAACGACGCTCACAAATCACCCATCAAATTGTAGCAACTGAAACTAAATTTGGCCTAATTTTAGACTCATTTTACAATTGTATTCGCTCAAAGAAATCAACgtcaaatatacatttattatatataatattagctTAGCTTCGCGCAAGCCAACCAGCTTCGCTTCTGCAGGCGACGCAATCTTTAAGCTCCAACTTAAAACACGACGAACAACAATGTCGGACGATTATGAATTCAGCGAAGACGCGAGCATGATGCGAATGGACGAGGACGGGGAGGCAACCAGCGATGACCCGATGTCAGCGGTCGGGGACTGTGGCCCGATGGGGGCCGAGGGGTCGAAGATAGACGCCAGTAagaacgaggaggacgaggggtaCGGTGACGTCACACTTACGGTTTAATCTAGACGCCCAACATGTAAACACGTTTAACCAACCAGGGGAAACATCGAGAGACTACAGCTTTGCATCATTATGCTTTCCAGTGATGGAATGTAACTAGTTACATGTACTCCATTACTGTACATCTGTGAGGTACTTTTTGCTTGTCATGCAAAATCATACTTCGACTCCACTTAATGTCAAGAAAATATTGTAGTTTTTACTTTACTACATTTGTCTGACATCTTTAGTTACTTTTCATTTGACAGTTTTTCCTCCCCTTTATATTCAGTGAATACCTTGTATCTCTGGATGTGTTGATGTTGAATGTttgtgataaactgaaggatgaagtgtttcttTACGTGTTGATGTTGAATGTttgtgataaactgaaggatgaagtgtttctttacgtgttgatgatgaatgtttgtgataaactgaaggatgaagtgtttctttacgtgttgatgatgaatgtttgtgataaactgaaggatgaagtgtttcttTATGTGTTGATGAATGTttgtgataaactgaaggatgaagtgtttcttTACGTGTTGATGTTGAATGTTTGTGATAAACTGAGGGATGAAGTGTTTCTTTACgtgttgatgatgaatgtttgtgataaactgaaggatgaagtgtttcttTATGTGTTGATGTTGAATGTTTGTGATAAACTGAGGGATGAAGTGTTTCTTTACGTGTTGATGTTGAATGTTTGTGATAAACTGAGGGATGAAGTATTTCTTTACGTGTTGATGTTGAATGTTTGTGATAAACTGAGGGATGAAGTGTTTCTTTACgtgttgatgatgaatgtttgtgataaactgaaggatgaagtgtttctttacgtgttgatgatgaatgtttgtgataaactgaaggatgaagtgtttctttacgtgttgatgatgaatgtttgtgataaactgaaggatgaagtgtttactTAATGTGTTGAAAATCCTCCTTCAGATAaataaactctttaaaaaaCCTCTTGGATCAGCTGCAAAAAGCATCGTCACAAAGCTGAAAACAGGCTGTTCGTTATTTTTAGAGATACAAGGTTCTCACAGGACAGACACTACAAACACATGATGATCTTTTATAATATGATCCATTGATGTAGATTTAACTAGAGGCCATCATATAAAAGAGGTAGAATCCAACATAAACATTAATTCAGGAATATTAACCCAGATCATTTTACTATGAGTACTTTACAGTTTAGAGTATGTTTTTTCCCTGAAAATACTACTTGCATACTTTTACTTCAATGAGGGTTTCAATATTTTCTTTGTTGTGGAGTATCTTCACAATGAGGTATTACTACTTTTACTCATCTGAATATTTATTTCACCACTAGTTGTGAACACCTAACAAGTGGCGCTTTCTCAATCTACACTGTGAGTTATGGATTATTTACACGTGCTTGTTTGTCAACAGGAAGATGTTTGTCGGCGGGCTCAGCTGGGACACGACGAAGAAGGACCTGAAAGATTACTTTTCCAAGTATGGAGAGGTTGTCGACTGCACCCTGAAGCTGGACCCCATGACCGGTCGCTCACGGGGCTTCGGCTTTGTGCTCTTCAAAGAACCTGACAGTGTTGACAAGGTATAGTCCTGCTCCCTGACTCAGTGCTTACGTGATCTATAATCTGTAAATCAGACCGTATATAATACTACGTGCACATTTAATGTCAAATCAAGCTGTCAAATAGAAAACACAATTATCTGATTAAATTATCTGCTGCTTTTTCTCTGTTGTGGATCATTATGAACCGAATATCTTTGAGTTTTGGTCAAATTTAGCAATTTTTATACGTCACCTTGGGCTCTAAGAACTTgcgttgaataaataaattgatcAAATTAAACAGCAGATGAATTGATATTGAACACAGTTGAAGCCCTATAATAAAGTGAAACCAAACATCAACACAGTTTGGATCATTAACATATAAACAATAAAGATTATTTTTCCATATGACCCCCTTTTTGATTATTTCGTTACGCAGGTTGTCACACATAAGGAACATAAACTCAATGGAAAGGTCATCGACCCCAAAAAAGCCAAGGCCATGAAGAGCAAGGAGCCCGTGAAGAAGATCTTTGTTGGCGGCCTCTCTCCAGACACTCCTGAGGAGAAAGTCAGAGAGTACTTTGGTTCCTTCGGAGAGGTATGTATATTTCTAATATTCCCAGATTTTACTGTTAGCTGGAGCTGTGGACCATTGGAATCATATTTCTTTTtgaaccatgaacataaataaacacttcTCACGTTATTTTCTGCATTTGTTGATAATGTGTTAACAGTTAGAGTCAGTTGAGCTTCCCATGGAGAACAAAACCAACAAGAGGAGAGGCTTCTGCTTCATCACGTTCAAAGAGGAGGAACCAGTCAAGGGCATCATGGAGAAGAAGTACCACAACATTGGACTCAGCAAGGTACACACTCCTTGtcgtggccatttgtcgtccgtaatcaaacaaaaagataaatcaaaccgccactgatgctccgtgggttttggtgttgacgcatgcaaaagaaagtatactgtccatttccgcctgttagtattttgataatttatttcttaaaccaacaaaaaaaagaacaaacaaaatgttgacacttctctgtgctgtggtaaaaaaaccattggccacccaggtgcatgctggtcctgtgcctgtccacctctacatataaccacaggtgcccagtgttacccaatcagtgaacctacaactaaatatatcagtgaacctacaactaaatatattaaactaaactacaactatcataagaaacaactaacatatcaaaacataacctaaataagcaataaataaacaatattactttacaataaaacctaaatacaaaagtcaaattaaatagctccaacactccttttttcttctgtcaAAAAAACCGTAATCTTCTGATAAATAATGTGGCCGTGTATTTCTTAACTGATAAGGTGATCGCTGTGGAGATAATAAAACCTGTTTGTGTTGCTGTAGTGTGAAATAAAGGTGGCGATGTCCAAGGAGCAgtaccagcagcagcagtactGGGGCGGCGGATACTCCTCCAGGTCTCGGGGGAGGGGCGGTGGTGAGTGGAAGAACTTTGCTGCTACAtgtgaaacatgtcaataatgcACCTTTTTAGTCTCTACTGATCAGTACATTATCAAACATTAGAAAAGTAACATTCAGTGTATAACTTAATCGTAGTAATTCCGTTAAAGGAGCAATTCAACATTTTGAGAAGTACGCTTACTCCCTTTCTTTCCGAGAGTTGGATCCATCTCTATGAAGCCgtcggttagcttagcataaagactagaAAGTATGTATAATGCATGACTTTATTTCACCAGAGAGGTCCCACTGAGATGTAATATCTCTTCTGCCAGGATGTGCCGATCAAGATGGgcaacaatatatacaaatgaGTAGTTTCTTATATGTAGATATAAGTACAAACATGGACAGATGACATcaccaaataaaacacacaacacaatgtgCGCATGGTCATGAAAACCCTGTAAAAAGTCGTTCAATTGGATCAAAGTAGATTTCAGGCCTGAAAGACGGTTTCGGGAATATAAACAAACGTAGGAAGTTTGGGAAATTTCATGGAAAATTGATGTGTAACGGGACGGTACTTCAcggtaatctctctctctctctctatctaaaCTATTACCTGTATCATAGTGTATATATCTGGTTCGGTAAAGATCAGCTCATTTACGCCACTTAAAGTtacgttttttttctctgcATTGGTTTATTTTAGACTCCGACCTTTTATTCTTGTTTTTCATGGATACAGATTTCAGAGAATGTacggtcatgaaaatgtgtctcaaaggCTAAAAATGTGGATGAACTCTGGCAACGACAGACACAAAGCATATATAGAGAGGATACCTAATCACACTtgtcaaaagaaacaacaagGACTTTTTaaacaagagaagaaaaagattccaagtcataataataatgatcataatAACTTGATCCGTTTAACTGCAGGTCCCAATCAAAATTGGAACCAGGGTTACGGCAACTACTGGAATCAAGACTTTGGCAATTATGGCAATTATGGAAACTATGGAAATTATGGAAACTATGGCAATTATGGTTACGGTAATCAAGGATATGGAGGCTATGGCGGCTATGATTACCCCGGTTACAACAACTACTTCGGATACGGGGACTTCACCGGTGAGTAAAGCCGACTCGCCGATTCCATTTGTTTTCCAGTGGCTTTTGAAATGATTAATACACCCGTGATCACATTTTGTGCCCCGCTCGTAGATCAATCCGGCGGATACGGCAAGTTGCCGCGGCGCGGCGGCCACGTCAACAATTACAAGCCGTATTGACGGACGGAAAACTCGTCTTCAAGTAGGTACGTgaagacataaaaacacacctcgtactttaaaatgtaaaagtagTTCTATTTACTTTGCTGTTTGGTAACATTATGTGTAATTTCCTCTTGTAAATTTCTTTTTCTCAGCACCGGCAAGTGCTTTACAAGTAGTGGTAACATAGAGGCTACACACGTGTGCCGATTATTTTTGTAACAGCCGGCCTTCTGCTGCCTCTTTTgcgccttctttttttttttaactgtaacGTTAACAGGTAAAGTCCTGCTACTACAAGTAAATGGATGCCAAAAGTTAAGGATGTGCAAGGAAACAGAAAAGAAGGAAGTATGTTGTCTCCTAACTCTGACATACCTTGTTTGTACCTGCCAGCGGAGCTTCCTTGCAGGCCATGAGCTGACTCCCAGATACTCTCAGGGCCCGCTCAATGCGGACCGGGTACGAGAAGCATACGCTCTCGAATGCTGCCATTTGGTATGGTCTTACAACATCCTGTATCCGCACTTCTCAACTAAACAATATGGGACACGTCCAGCTTtgtcatctttctttctttccattttttttttatttctttgcaaCTGTttgtattgtaaaaaaaaaaaaagggaacttAAAATATACACATGTAATTGTCATTTTTTACAGGccctaactccccccccccccaccccctaccCCACAAGTAATGATTATACATATGAGAAAATAACTATTTGCTTTTCAAAGGATACGTACAGCATTCTCTGGACTTTCCAGTTCCTAattgttaatatatatgtattcctaATCTTATCTAAAAtgcttgtttctttatttagcTCTTGTAGTAGTCCATGAGCTAAAACCTGGTTGGTATTTGGACGAGAGCGTGTTTGGGAGGAGATAAAGTGCTTTACTTTGTCGACATGTATTGCTCTGTTTTGTGTTACTCACAGCGGTGGAAAAGACTCCTCTTTTGGTTAACTCTCCtgtaacacattttcttcttgtAACCTTTTGTAAAAACAAGGAAGTTTCCAGAAAATTTGCATGTAATGCTTTCTGTAATgtgtctttttcattttttttttggaccaatcgaaggtttcttccatttagTATTTTGACTTCAGGATTTCTAGCTTATggactaacttttttttttactgtaaaatgtt
The window above is part of the Pseudoliparis swirei isolate HS2019 ecotype Mariana Trench chromosome 15, NWPU_hadal_v1, whole genome shotgun sequence genome. Proteins encoded here:
- the LOC130204983 gene encoding heterogeneous nuclear ribonucleoprotein D0-like — its product is MSDDYEFSEDASMMRMDEDGEATSDDPMSAVGDCGPMGAEGSKIDASKNEEDEGKMFVGGLSWDTTKKDLKDYFSKYGEVVDCTLKLDPMTGRSRGFGFVLFKEPDSVDKVVTHKEHKLNGKVIDPKKAKAMKSKEPVKKIFVGGLSPDTPEEKVREYFGSFGELESVELPMENKTNKRRGFCFITFKEEEPVKGIMEKKYHNIGLSKCEIKVAMSKEQYQQQQYWGGGYSSRSRGRGGGPNQNWNQGYGNYWNQDFGNYGNYGNYGNYGNYGNYGYGNQGYGGYGGYDYPGYNNYFGYGDFTDQSGGYGKLPRRGGHVNNYKPY
- the enoph1 gene encoding enolase-phosphatase E1, translated to MATVSIPAGTSAILLDIEGTTTPITFVKDILFPYIREHLEEYLSNHWEEDECKQDVHLLKKQIEEDMRQNRSCPVHTVDQTVHTDEEKAIREVVDNVLWQMAADRKSTALKQLQGHMWRAAYASGRIKGEVYQDVIPSIRRWRGQGLKVFIYSSGSVEAQKLLFGYSVEGDVLDLLDGHFDTSTGAKVDGKSYERIAERIGCQPEEITFLTDLTREAQAAEDAGVNVVVVVRPGNTELTDDERARYNLVASFSELELTGRV